The proteins below are encoded in one region of Bernardetia sp.:
- a CDS encoding phosphatase PAP2 family protein, whose product MKQILKDFIRKLRSILLSIFNKDNPNLSYIITAIIAFIVVVGGMNIFIELTEHLKKDLLADYDKQIADYIISFRTPVLTKYFTFITHIGDRNGYLIALALFTLITYLAFKKWKYVIQITSVLLISSASNIMLKRFIDRARPDIEHLVSVTTLSYPSGHAMSAMAFYGFLIYLVSTFKMNIFFKTSLIVVFILIILSIGISRIYLGVHFPTDIAGGYVAGLFWVFFCILIINLVHIYRKRK is encoded by the coding sequence ATGAAACAAATACTAAAAGACTTTATACGAAAACTAAGAAGTATTTTATTAAGTATATTTAATAAAGACAATCCTAATTTATCTTATATTATTACTGCCATAATAGCTTTTATTGTTGTTGTAGGTGGAATGAATATATTTATTGAGCTTACAGAACACCTAAAGAAAGATTTATTAGCTGATTATGATAAACAAATCGCAGATTATATTATATCTTTTCGGACACCCGTACTTACTAAGTATTTTACTTTTATAACTCATATAGGTGATCGTAATGGTTATTTAATCGCACTTGCTTTGTTTACTCTAATTACTTATTTAGCATTTAAAAAGTGGAAATATGTTATTCAAATAACAAGTGTCTTATTAATTTCGTCTGCTTCTAATATCATGCTCAAACGTTTTATCGACAGAGCTAGACCAGATATAGAACACTTGGTTTCTGTAACTACATTGAGTTATCCAAGTGGTCATGCTATGAGTGCGATGGCTTTTTATGGCTTTTTAATATATTTGGTTTCTACCTTCAAGATGAATATTTTTTTCAAAACCAGTTTGATTGTAGTTTTTATACTAATAATTTTGAGTATCGGAATTAGTCGAATTTATTTAGGTGTACATTTTCCTACTGATATAGCAGGAGGGTATGTGGCTGGTCTTTTTTGGGTGTTTTTTTGTATCCTAATAATTAATCTTGTTCATATTTATAGAAAAAGAAAGTAA
- the murG gene encoding undecaprenyldiphospho-muramoylpentapeptide beta-N-acetylglucosaminyltransferase has protein sequence MRVIISGGGTGGHIYPGIAIADALKESNPNTEILFVGAEGKMEMEKVPKAGYRVVGLPIRGLQRSFSPKNILENLKFPVRLLGSLNQARNVIKEFNPDVVVGTGGYASGAVLQVAATMNIPTLIQEQNGHAGLTNKLLSRQVDAICVAYPNMESYFPKEKIQFTGNPVRSDLKDLPNATQTDFDYFNLKNDKKTILVMGGSGGAKVINEAILNGIQTILDNNFQLIWQTGKFYIDKMKEKLKEKNLLEHPNLFVSDFIYDMKKAYQCADVVVGRAGALTISELTLVEKPAILIPSPNVAEDHQTKNAMALAKEDAAMLIKDNEADERLIPSLIYVLNDENQQKKLKANIKNFARPDAAKDIAKRVIGLKK, from the coding sequence ATGCGAGTAATTATAAGTGGAGGTGGAACAGGTGGACATATTTATCCTGGAATTGCCATTGCTGATGCTTTAAAAGAATCTAACCCAAATACAGAGATTCTGTTTGTGGGAGCAGAGGGAAAAATGGAAATGGAGAAAGTGCCCAAGGCTGGTTATCGTGTGGTTGGTCTTCCAATTCGTGGATTGCAACGCAGTTTCTCTCCTAAAAATATCCTAGAAAACTTAAAATTCCCTGTTCGATTGTTAGGTAGTCTGAATCAAGCAAGAAATGTAATCAAAGAATTTAACCCAGATGTTGTAGTCGGAACAGGAGGATATGCGAGTGGGGCAGTCTTACAAGTGGCAGCGACAATGAACATTCCGACGCTTATACAAGAACAAAATGGACATGCAGGACTAACCAACAAACTTCTTTCAAGACAAGTAGATGCAATCTGTGTGGCGTATCCGAATATGGAAAGTTATTTTCCAAAAGAAAAAATACAGTTTACAGGAAATCCTGTGCGTTCAGATTTGAAAGATTTGCCGAATGCTACACAAACTGATTTTGATTATTTCAATTTAAAAAATGACAAAAAAACCATCTTGGTAATGGGAGGAAGTGGTGGAGCAAAAGTCATCAATGAAGCTATTTTGAATGGGATTCAAACGATTTTAGATAATAATTTTCAACTGATATGGCAGACAGGAAAGTTTTACATTGATAAAATGAAGGAAAAACTAAAGGAAAAGAATCTTTTAGAGCATCCCAATCTTTTTGTGAGTGATTTTATCTATGATATGAAAAAAGCCTATCAATGTGCCGATGTCGTGGTAGGGCGTGCTGGTGCTTTGACGATTTCTGAACTGACTTTAGTAGAAAAACCTGCCATTTTGATTCCTTCACCAAACGTAGCTGAAGACCACCAAACCAAAAATGCAATGGCACTTGCCAAAGAAGATGCTGCTATGCTCATCAAAGATAATGAAGCTGATGAAAGACTCATTCCAAGTCTAATTTATGTTTTAAATGATGAAAACCAACAGAAAAAACTAAAAGCTAATATCAAAAATTTTGCTCGCCCAGATGCTGCAAAAGACATTGCTAAACGAGTAATTGGGTTGAAGAAATAA